DNA from Polyangia bacterium:
AAGCCGCCAAGCGGCCCAGGCCGGCCAATTTGTCGCCACGTCCAAGCCGCGCGTGCAGCCTCGGTTACGTTACCGATTCACCCCTCGATCTCGCTTCAACCTGATTGCGGCCTAGAGCATCTCGTCTTCGGCGTGGGCGATCAGATCTTCGTAGCGCCGGCGATCCACCGACAGATCGCACTCGCCCAGAAACGCCGCGTAGCTCATGAACGCCGTCAGATACGACAGGTCGCGCGCCCAGTCGGGCAGATAGCGCGGCTCGCTGACCACGCCCTCGCGCAAGAGGCGCCCGAACAGCGGCACGTCGTCGAGATCGATCTTGCCGGCGAAAAACAACCGCACCAGCTCGAGGTGGCCCTTCACCAGGCAGACCCGCAGGAAGTTGGTCACCCGCAGAAGACCGTCCAGATAGCAGACGTCCTTGGTGAACGGCGCCCCACCCTCGACGACGCCGCCGCGGCAAACCCGGCGGGCGCAGTCGTACGCGGCCGCCTCGCCGTGGCCGTGGCTCAAGAAAAACTGGTAGAGGTGCAGGAAATCCGCGCCGTCCTCGGCCATCTTGATGGCCAGCGTCCGGTCGGCCAGGCGCAACAGGCGCTCGAGGCTGGTGGAACGGGTAATGAACTCCGTCAGCACGGCCAGGCCTTCTTGGGTGGCGGTGGTGCGCGGCGAGGCGTAGCCGGTGAACGACAGATACGGCTGGGCCCGGCCGTTGAGCGCCGTGGCCAGGTGCACATGGCCCTCGTGAAATTCCAGCTGCGACAGATCGCGCCGCGAAAAGCGCGCCCCGCGTTTGATCTTCACGCCGTCCACGCCGGCCACCGCTTTGGCGGCGATGCCGTCGGCCAGCTCGACGCGGATGGGATGCTCGGGGAAAAAATGGGCGAAACGGGCGGCCAGAATCGGCAGCACCTCCTCCGCCGACAACGTCAGCTCGTCGACCGGGCTGGGCAGGTTCGCCGTGCCGGCCACGCTGCTGACCACCTTGGCGAAGTGATCGGCCAGATCCAGGTTGGTGGTCTTGCGATCGGCGGTGAGACTGGCCGGGCGGCCATAAAGCTCGACCGAATGATAATAAAATTCCTTCTTGCCCACCGCCTGCAGCATGCGGCCGGCGGTGAGGTATGAATCGCAGGTGTCGCGCAGGAACCTTTCAATGGCGTTGTCGCCGGTGATCTTCGCTTTCAAGCCGCGAAAGCGATCGACGGCCGCGCCCACCTCGGGTGACACGCGGTACTCGGGGCGCGGCAGCGCGCGGCCTTGCGAGGCGAAGAACGCCCGTTCTACTTCTTCGGGCCAGGAGATCGCGCGCAGGACGCGGATGGGACGTTGTGCTTCCAGAATCTCGGCGGAGATCTCTTTGATGCCGCTTAAAACGCGCTCCGAAACCGCCACCCGCGCTAGCGCTCCGCTCCTGCCATACGTTACGTCCCCACCCCGACGCGAATTCCCGGCGGCACCGAATAGGTGATCCAGGCGTTGCCGCCCACCACTGCGCCCTGGCCGATCACCGTGCTGCCGCCCAGGATGGTGGCGTTGGCGTAGATGATCACGTCGTCCTCGATGGTCGGGTGGCGCTTGCGGCCGTGCGGGCGATCGGTGCGGCCGCGATCGCGGACCGAGAGCGCGCCCAACGTGACGCCCTGATAGATGCGCACCCGGTTGCCGATCAATGTGGTCTCGCCGACCACGATGCCGGTGCCATGGTCGATGAAGAACGATTCGCCGATGGTGGCGCCCGGGTGAATGTCGATGCCGGTGCGCGAGTGCGCGTGCTCGGTCAACATGCGCGGCACCACCTCGGCGCCCCCGTGCAGCAGGTGATGGGCCACGCGGTAGATGGCGATGGCGTAGAGGCCGGGATAGCAGGCGACGATCTCGTCGATGCCGCTGGCGGCGGGATCGGATTCGAAGGCGGCCAGCACGTCCTTGCCCAGGACGGCGCGCACGTCGGGCAGCGCCTCCAGCAGGCGGCGGGTGATCGCTTGCGCGCGCCGCTGGCAGCGATCGTTCTTGATCTGGCTCTTCGGGCAGCGCCGGTGCAGGCCCAGAAACAACGACGCCGCCAGGCGCGCCTCCAATGTCTCGATGGTCGTGGCCACGTGATCGCGGAGAGCGCCGTCTTCGTTGCCCATGCGGTGCGATTCGGGAAACAGCACCTCGATCAGCTCGTCGGCCAGAATGCGGATGTCGTGGCGCGACGGCAGCGGCCCCTCGGAGGCCAACCCGGCGCGCAGACCGGCCGCCGCCGACAGCACCCGATCGGCCAGCCCAGCGTACGGGGAGCGTGCGGTCGGTCGTCTTTGGGTGGCCATCGCGCCTACGTTACTACGGCGCCGGGCGGGCATCACGTTGTTCGACACGGTCTGCCACCAGGGCCGCCAGCTTGGTCAGCACCTCATCGTGGCGCGCCTCCGGCACCGTCACCCGGGTGGGCATCCCGCCGCCTAGATTGAAAAGCTTGACGAAGTCGAAGCCCGATTCGAAGTCGGCGGCGATGGTCAGGGCGCCCGAATCGCGCACCACCGCCACCGGCGCGCGTTCTTGACCGAGCAACAGAAGCTCGGTCTTGTCGAACGGCGCTCCCGAAGACACCTCGACGTAGGCGACGCCCCTGGCGACGTGAAACCGCTCGGCCAGGCGACGCGACTGCTCAAGCAGCGGATCGATCTCGCGGGCGGCGTGTTCGATCTCTTCCCAGTGCAGCGGCGCTTTGGTGCGGGCCACCAGATACTGGACGATTCTGTTCTTCAGGGTCTCGTCGCGAAAGCGGGCCCGCAGCGCGCGGTCGATGCGCGATGCGATGGGCCCGGGTGTGCCGCGGCGGGTGTCGACGGCGCGGGCGTCGTCGTCGGCGCCCGGGTACGGCTCGACGCCGCCCAGAACCCACTTCGCGCCCGAGTAGATGCCGTCCAGATCCAGGTGCACCGCGATGGTGTCGACTGGACCGGCGGCCAGCACCACCTCGGGTGTGACCATCTCCGGGCAGGCGCCGTGCTGCGCCTTGGTCGCCAGCACGAACCGCTTGTCGTCGGCGAAGTCGATGTGGCGTTCGTGATCGTGGTGATCGACCCAGGCGGC
Protein-coding regions in this window:
- a CDS encoding serine acetyltransferase, whose translation is MATQRRPTARSPYAGLADRVLSAAAGLRAGLASEGPLPSRHDIRILADELIEVLFPESHRMGNEDGALRDHVATTIETLEARLAASLFLGLHRRCPKSQIKNDRCQRRAQAITRRLLEALPDVRAVLGKDVLAAFESDPAASGIDEIVACYPGLYAIAIYRVAHHLLHGGAEVVPRMLTEHAHSRTGIDIHPGATIGESFFIDHGTGIVVGETTLIGNRVRIYQGVTLGALSVRDRGRTDRPHGRKRHPTIEDDVIIYANATILGGSTVIGQGAVVGGNAWITYSVPPGIRVGVGT
- a CDS encoding flavohemoglobin expression-modulating QEGLA motif protein, which codes for MAVSERVLSGIKEISAEILEAQRPIRVLRAISWPEEVERAFFASQGRALPRPEYRVSPEVGAAVDRFRGLKAKITGDNAIERFLRDTCDSYLTAGRMLQAVGKKEFYYHSVELYGRPASLTADRKTTNLDLADHFAKVVSSVAGTANLPSPVDELTLSAEEVLPILAARFAHFFPEHPIRVELADGIAAKAVAGVDGVKIKRGARFSRRDLSQLEFHEGHVHLATALNGRAQPYLSFTGYASPRTTATQEGLAVLTEFITRSTSLERLLRLADRTLAIKMAEDGADFLHLYQFFLSHGHGEAAAYDCARRVCRGGVVEGGAPFTKDVCYLDGLLRVTNFLRVCLVKGHLELVRLFFAGKIDLDDVPLFGRLLREGVVSEPRYLPDWARDLSYLTAFMSYAAFLGECDLSVDRRRYEDLIAHAEDEML